One genomic segment of Lysobacter sp. 5GHs7-4 includes these proteins:
- the coxB gene encoding cytochrome c oxidase subunit II has protein sequence MKAGRFKQWAVGVAATALPVLAFAQAADPKPWQLNMGRGVTAQSVNAYEAHMLALWICVVIGILVFGAMAVAMFKFRHSKGAVADKDFTHSTKLEIIWTVVPVVLLVAMAFPATSKLIKMYDTRQSQMTIKVTGFQWMWKYDYLGENVSFTSRLDRKSDALRQSKKTVTQADHEHYLLDVDNVLVLPTDTKIRFVITADDVIHAWWVPALGWKQDAIPGIVNEAWTEIKEPGVYRGQCAELCGKDHGFMPIVVRAVPKAEYQKWLAEQKAKNAPAAPAAAPAAPAAPAEAAPAPATAGTQNSVATTAPAVAG, from the coding sequence ATGAAAGCCGGTCGTTTCAAGCAGTGGGCAGTGGGCGTCGCCGCGACGGCGCTGCCGGTCCTTGCATTTGCTCAGGCTGCCGATCCCAAGCCGTGGCAGTTGAACATGGGCCGCGGCGTCACCGCCCAGTCGGTCAACGCCTACGAGGCGCACATGCTGGCGCTGTGGATCTGCGTGGTGATCGGCATCCTGGTGTTCGGCGCGATGGCCGTGGCGATGTTCAAGTTCCGCCACTCCAAGGGCGCGGTGGCCGATAAGGACTTCACCCACAGCACCAAGCTGGAAATCATCTGGACCGTGGTCCCGGTCGTGCTGCTGGTGGCGATGGCGTTCCCGGCCACCAGCAAGCTGATCAAGATGTACGACACCCGCCAGTCGCAGATGACCATCAAGGTCACCGGCTTCCAGTGGATGTGGAAGTACGACTACCTGGGCGAGAACGTCTCCTTCACCAGCCGCCTGGACCGCAAGAGCGACGCCCTGCGCCAGAGCAAGAAGACCGTCACCCAGGCCGACCACGAGCACTACCTGCTCGACGTCGACAACGTCCTGGTGCTGCCCACCGACACCAAGATCCGCTTCGTGATCACCGCCGACGACGTCATCCACGCGTGGTGGGTGCCGGCGCTGGGCTGGAAGCAGGACGCGATCCCGGGCATCGTCAACGAAGCCTGGACCGAGATCAAAGAGCCGGGCGTGTACCGCGGCCAGTGCGCCGAGCTGTGCGGCAAGGACCACGGCTTCATGCCGATCGTCGTGCGCGCCGTGCCCAAGGCCGAATACCAGAAGTGGCTCGCCGAGCAGAAGGCCAAGAACGCGCCGGCCGCTCCGGCCGCGGCGCCCGCCGCCCCGGCTGCGCCGGCCGAAGCCGCTCCGGCGCCCGCGACCGCCGGCACCCAGAACTCCGTGGCCACGACCGCTCCTGCGGTCGCCGGTTGA
- the putA gene encoding bifunctional proline dehydrogenase/L-glutamate gamma-semialdehyde dehydrogenase PutA, with amino-acid sequence MTIDSSSDAADGPPPRALISPELPPAPAAPRAAITAAWVRDEAEHVTRLLEQARLPEADRQAAQSTAADLVARVRARAQDQGAIEAFMRQYDLGSEEGVLLMCVAEALLRIPDQETADKLIRDKLGEADWKRHLGQSDSVLVNASTWGLMLTGHLVDLADDTKRDVHNAFKRLIGRVGEPVIRLAVRQAMRIMGHQFVMGRTIGEALSRSKKGDNASYRYSFDMLGEGALTTKDALRYLEAYRQAIHAIGKSGPGGHYLQHDVFAAPSISVKLSALHPRYEHAKRERVFAELTPRVLELAQLAKSYGIGFTIDAEEADRLEMSLDVIAAAYADKSLDGWQGYGLAVQAYQKRAPEVIDFLADLARRTGRRIPVRLVKGAYWDSEVKRAQVDGQLGYPVFTRKPNTDVSYLANARRMLDASDAIYPMFATHNAQTIATVHRMAAGRAFEFQKLHGMGDDLYAEVVPADRLDVPCRVYAPVGSHEDLLPYLVRRLLENGANSSFVNRITDEDIAIDELIRDPVETVSAFASIPHPRIPLPVDLYRSYAASNQLAERANSMGVNLANDQQLQSLAAQVNAAVTDWRAAPLVPGANVAGPDIAVTNPSDRRETVGQWRAADAATVELALKNAVAAQEAWDSTPAASRAAILEHAADLLEQRMPQYLALCTKEAGKTIPDGVAEVREAVDFLRYYGQQARKLFAPEALPGPTGESNTLHLSGRGVFVCISPWNFPLAIFAGQIAAALAAGNSVIAKPAEQTNLIGYYAVKLLHEAGVPKAVLQFLPGDGATVGAALTRDPRVAGVAFTGSTDTARAINRALAARDAAIGVLIAETGGQNALIADSSSLPEQLVKDAIGSAFTSAGQRCSAARVLFVQEDIADKVTSMLAGAMAELKVGDPGLLSTDVGPVIDEDALKMLNEHAARMDKEATKIAEVAMDADSAHGSYFAPRAYALKSLDQLHKEVFGPVLHVIRWKADQLDAVIDAINATGYGLTLGIHSRIDETIERIAARVKVGNCYVNRNQIGAVVGVQPFGGQNLSGTGPKAGGPHYLPRFTTEKTITVNTTAAGGNASLLTLGD; translated from the coding sequence ATGACCATCGACTCCTCCTCCGACGCCGCCGACGGCCCGCCGCCGCGCGCGCTGATCAGCCCCGAACTGCCCCCGGCCCCGGCCGCCCCGCGCGCGGCGATCACCGCCGCCTGGGTCCGCGACGAAGCCGAACACGTGACCCGTCTGCTCGAACAGGCGCGCCTGCCCGAAGCCGACCGCCAGGCCGCGCAAAGCACCGCCGCCGACCTGGTCGCACGGGTCCGCGCGCGCGCCCAGGACCAGGGCGCGATCGAAGCCTTCATGCGCCAGTACGACCTGGGCAGCGAGGAAGGCGTGCTGCTGATGTGCGTGGCCGAGGCCTTGCTGCGCATTCCGGACCAGGAAACCGCCGACAAGCTGATCCGCGACAAGCTCGGCGAGGCCGACTGGAAGCGACACCTGGGCCAGTCCGATTCGGTCCTGGTCAACGCCTCCACCTGGGGCCTGATGCTGACCGGCCACCTGGTCGATCTGGCCGACGACACCAAGCGCGACGTCCACAACGCCTTCAAGCGCCTGATCGGCCGCGTCGGCGAGCCGGTGATCCGCCTGGCCGTGCGCCAGGCGATGCGCATCATGGGCCACCAGTTCGTGATGGGCCGCACCATCGGCGAGGCGCTGTCGCGCTCCAAGAAGGGCGACAACGCCAGCTACCGTTATTCCTTCGACATGCTGGGCGAAGGCGCGCTGACCACCAAGGACGCGCTGCGCTACCTGGAGGCCTACCGCCAGGCGATCCACGCGATCGGCAAGAGCGGCCCCGGCGGCCACTACCTGCAGCACGACGTGTTCGCCGCGCCCAGCATCTCGGTCAAGCTGTCGGCGCTGCATCCGCGCTACGAGCACGCCAAGCGCGAGCGTGTGTTCGCCGAACTGACCCCGCGCGTGCTGGAACTGGCGCAGCTGGCCAAAAGCTACGGCATCGGCTTCACCATCGACGCCGAGGAAGCCGACCGCCTGGAAATGTCGCTGGACGTGATCGCCGCGGCCTACGCCGACAAGTCGCTGGACGGCTGGCAGGGCTACGGGCTGGCGGTGCAGGCGTACCAGAAGCGCGCGCCGGAAGTGATCGACTTCCTCGCCGACCTGGCCCGCCGCACCGGCCGCCGCATTCCGGTGCGTCTGGTCAAGGGCGCCTACTGGGACAGCGAGGTCAAGCGCGCCCAGGTCGACGGCCAGCTCGGCTACCCGGTGTTCACGCGCAAGCCCAACACCGACGTGTCCTACCTGGCCAACGCGCGCCGCATGCTCGACGCCAGCGACGCGATCTATCCCATGTTCGCCACCCACAACGCGCAGACCATCGCCACCGTGCACCGCATGGCGGCCGGCCGCGCGTTCGAGTTCCAGAAGCTGCACGGCATGGGCGACGATCTCTACGCCGAGGTCGTGCCGGCCGATCGCCTCGACGTGCCCTGCCGCGTGTACGCGCCGGTGGGCTCGCACGAGGATCTGCTGCCGTACCTGGTGCGCCGCCTGCTCGAGAACGGCGCCAACTCCAGCTTCGTCAACCGCATCACCGACGAAGACATCGCGATCGACGAACTGATCCGCGACCCGGTCGAGACCGTGTCCGCCTTCGCCAGCATCCCCCACCCGCGTATTCCGCTGCCGGTCGATCTGTACCGCAGCTATGCCGCTTCGAACCAGCTTGCCGAAAGGGCTAATTCCATGGGCGTCAATCTCGCCAACGATCAGCAACTGCAGTCCCTCGCCGCGCAAGTGAACGCCGCCGTCACCGACTGGCGCGCCGCGCCGCTGGTGCCGGGCGCCAACGTCGCCGGCCCGGACATCGCCGTGACCAATCCGTCCGACCGTCGCGAGACCGTCGGCCAGTGGCGCGCGGCCGACGCCGCCACGGTCGAGCTGGCGCTGAAGAACGCGGTCGCCGCGCAGGAAGCCTGGGATTCCACGCCGGCCGCCAGCCGCGCCGCGATCCTCGAACACGCCGCCGACCTGCTCGAGCAGCGCATGCCGCAGTACCTCGCGCTGTGCACCAAGGAAGCTGGCAAGACCATCCCCGACGGCGTCGCCGAAGTGCGCGAAGCGGTCGACTTCCTGCGCTACTACGGCCAGCAGGCGCGCAAGCTGTTCGCGCCCGAGGCGCTGCCCGGCCCGACCGGCGAGTCCAACACCCTGCACCTGTCCGGGCGCGGCGTGTTCGTCTGCATCAGCCCCTGGAACTTTCCGCTGGCGATCTTCGCCGGCCAGATCGCGGCTGCCCTGGCCGCCGGCAACAGCGTGATCGCCAAGCCGGCCGAGCAGACCAATCTGATCGGCTACTACGCGGTGAAGCTGCTGCACGAAGCCGGCGTGCCTAAGGCGGTGCTGCAGTTCCTGCCCGGCGACGGCGCCACCGTCGGCGCGGCGCTGACCCGCGACCCGCGCGTGGCCGGCGTCGCCTTCACCGGCTCCACCGACACCGCGCGCGCGATCAACCGCGCCCTGGCCGCGCGCGACGCCGCGATCGGCGTGCTGATCGCCGAGACCGGCGGCCAGAACGCGCTGATCGCCGACTCGTCCTCGCTGCCGGAGCAGCTGGTCAAGGACGCGATCGGCTCGGCCTTCACCTCGGCCGGCCAGCGCTGCTCGGCCGCACGCGTGCTGTTCGTGCAGGAAGACATCGCCGACAAAGTGACCTCGATGCTGGCCGGCGCCATGGCCGAGCTCAAGGTCGGCGACCCGGGTCTGCTGTCCACCGACGTCGGCCCGGTGATCGACGAGGACGCGCTGAAGATGCTCAACGAGCATGCCGCGCGCATGGACAAGGAAGCGACCAAGATCGCCGAGGTCGCGATGGATGCCGACAGCGCCCACGGCAGCTACTTCGCGCCGCGCGCCTACGCGCTCAAGTCGCTGGACCAGCTGCACAAGGAAGTCTTCGGCCCGGTCCTACACGTGATCCGCTGGAAGGCCGACCAGCTCGATGCGGTGATCGACGCGATCAACGCCACCGGTTACGGCCTGACCCTGGGCATCCACTCGCGCATCGACGAGACCATCGAGCGCATCGCCGCGCGGGTCAAGGTCGGCAACTGCTACGTCAACCGCAACCAGATCGGCGCGGTGGTCGGCGTGCAGCCCTTCGGCGGACAGAACCTGTCCGGCACCGGCCCCAAGGCCGGCGGCCCGCACTACCTGCCGCGCTTCACCACCGAAAAGACCATCACGGTCAACACCACGGCGGCCGGCGGCAACGCCTCGTTGCTGACGCTGGGCGATTGA
- a CDS encoding cytochrome c oxidase assembly protein — protein sequence MSAGSDPRASKNTAGLLKLVLVALAAFAFTFTLVPLYRIACEKVFGIRLERTAAEGVADAQAQGARMVTVQFDGGVNSKLPWSFHPNQVTMQVRPGEQYETTYYAHNDSDRTIVGSAVPSVAPARASGYFSKTECFCFTAQTLAAGEKRDMPVRFIVDPNLPADVNTITLSYTFFKNDVLTAQQQGTAAKTPASPLSAP from the coding sequence ATGAGCGCCGGCAGCGACCCGCGCGCCAGCAAGAACACCGCCGGGCTGCTCAAGCTGGTGCTGGTGGCGCTGGCCGCGTTCGCGTTCACCTTCACCCTGGTGCCGCTGTACCGCATCGCCTGCGAGAAGGTGTTCGGCATCCGTCTGGAGCGCACCGCCGCCGAAGGCGTGGCCGACGCCCAGGCCCAGGGCGCGCGCATGGTCACCGTGCAGTTCGACGGCGGCGTGAACTCCAAGCTGCCGTGGTCGTTCCACCCCAACCAGGTCACCATGCAGGTGCGCCCGGGCGAGCAGTACGAGACCACCTACTACGCGCATAACGACAGCGACCGCACCATCGTCGGCAGCGCCGTGCCCTCGGTCGCGCCGGCGCGCGCGTCGGGCTATTTCAGCAAAACCGAATGCTTCTGCTTCACCGCCCAGACCCTGGCGGCGGGCGAGAAGCGCGACATGCCGGTGCGTTTCATCGTCGACCCGAACCTGCCGGCCGACGTGAATACCATCACGCTGTCGTATACCTTCTTCAAGAACGACGTGCTCACCGCGCAACAGCAGGGGACGGCGGCCAAGACGCCGGCTTCGCCGCTGTCGGCGCCGTGA
- the ctaD gene encoding cytochrome c oxidase subunit I: protein MAATHPVADHHDDHHAHQQGFIERWFFSTNHKDIGTLYLIFSFVMFIIGAGMSVIIRAELATPGLQLVKPEFFNQMTTMHALVMIFGGVMPAFVGLANWMIPLQIGAPDMALPRMNNWSFWILPFAFTLLLMTLILPGGAPAGGWTLYPPLSLQGGNNVAFTIFAIHMMGISSIMGAINVIATVLNMRAPGIDLLKMPIFCWTWLITAFLLIAVMPVLAGAVTMLLTDKFFATSFFNAAGGGDPVMFQHIFWFFGHPEVYIMILPAFGVVSEIIPTFSRKPLFGYQAMVYATASIAFLSFIVWAHHMFTVGMPLGGEIYFMFATMLIAVPTGVKVFNWVTTMWRGSISFESPMLWAIAFVILFTIGGFSGLMLAIVPADFQYHDTYFVVAHFHYVLVTGALFSIIAAVYYWWPKWTGRMYNETAAKFHFWWTIVFVNLLFFPQHFLGLAGMPRRIPDYNVVFADWNLISSIGAFGMFLTPFMMLGILWHSKKYGAKAEARSWDSAKGLEWTVPSPAPHHTFSTPPVIRDGDLAHGDITH, encoded by the coding sequence ATGGCTGCCACGCACCCCGTCGCCGATCATCACGATGATCATCACGCCCACCAGCAGGGCTTCATCGAGCGTTGGTTCTTCTCGACCAACCACAAAGACATCGGCACGCTGTATCTGATCTTCAGCTTCGTGATGTTCATCATCGGCGCCGGCATGTCGGTGATCATCCGCGCCGAGCTGGCGACGCCGGGCCTGCAGCTGGTCAAGCCCGAGTTCTTCAACCAGATGACCACCATGCACGCGCTGGTGATGATCTTCGGCGGCGTGATGCCGGCCTTCGTCGGCCTGGCCAACTGGATGATCCCGCTGCAGATCGGCGCGCCGGACATGGCGCTGCCGCGCATGAACAACTGGTCGTTCTGGATCCTGCCGTTCGCCTTCACCCTGCTGCTGATGACGCTGATCCTGCCGGGCGGCGCGCCGGCCGGCGGCTGGACCCTGTACCCGCCGCTGTCGCTGCAGGGCGGCAACAACGTCGCCTTCACGATCTTCGCCATCCACATGATGGGCATCAGCTCGATCATGGGCGCGATCAACGTGATCGCGACCGTACTCAACATGCGCGCGCCGGGCATCGACCTGCTGAAGATGCCGATCTTCTGCTGGACCTGGCTGATCACCGCCTTCCTGCTGATCGCGGTGATGCCGGTGCTGGCCGGCGCCGTGACCATGCTGCTGACCGACAAGTTCTTCGCCACCTCGTTCTTCAACGCGGCCGGCGGCGGCGACCCGGTGATGTTCCAGCACATCTTCTGGTTCTTCGGTCACCCCGAGGTCTACATCATGATCCTGCCGGCGTTCGGCGTGGTCTCGGAGATCATCCCGACCTTCAGCCGTAAGCCGCTGTTCGGCTACCAGGCGATGGTGTACGCGACCGCCTCGATCGCCTTCCTCTCGTTCATCGTGTGGGCGCACCACATGTTCACCGTCGGCATGCCGCTGGGTGGCGAGATCTACTTCATGTTCGCGACCATGCTGATCGCGGTCCCGACCGGCGTGAAGGTGTTCAACTGGGTCACCACCATGTGGCGCGGTTCGATCAGCTTCGAATCGCCGATGCTGTGGGCGATCGCGTTCGTGATCCTGTTCACCATCGGCGGCTTCTCGGGCCTGATGCTGGCGATCGTGCCGGCCGACTTCCAGTACCACGACACCTACTTCGTGGTCGCGCACTTCCATTACGTGCTGGTGACCGGCGCGCTGTTCTCGATCATCGCCGCGGTCTACTACTGGTGGCCGAAGTGGACCGGTCGCATGTACAACGAGACGGCGGCCAAGTTCCATTTCTGGTGGACGATCGTGTTCGTCAACCTGCTGTTCTTCCCGCAGCACTTCCTGGGTCTGGCCGGCATGCCGCGCCGCATCCCGGACTACAACGTGGTCTTCGCCGACTGGAACCTGATCAGCTCGATCGGCGCCTTCGGCATGTTCCTGACCCCGTTCATGATGCTGGGCATCCTGTGGCACTCGAAGAAGTACGGCGCCAAGGCCGAAGCGCGTTCGTGGGACAGCGCCAAGGGCCTGGAGTGGACCGTGCCGAGCCCGGCGCCGCACCACACCTTCAGCACGCCGCCGGTCATTCGCGATGGCGATCTGGCTCACGGCGATATCACCCACTGA